Proteins found in one Paenibacillus wynnii genomic segment:
- a CDS encoding carbohydrate ABC transporter permease, with translation MVKTKKVGLLLLAVLIALIILLPLVWMISTAFKNDFEALSGRMNFLPKKPTVDNFVQGLSGELMNTPVLRWIVNSLVVGTVGTGIVLFIDSMAAFALARLPDLPLRRTLFSMFIASLMIPSVLTFLPMYMEFNTLGLINTYQALILPATAGAFGVFLLYQFFISFPKEIEEAARIDGVDKWNLYARILMPSAVSIMATLGIFTFMGIYNDFVWPLYATTSPEMRTITAGIAMMATGSYTQSYGKLMAMTTIATLPVVIIFILGQKSFVKAITSAGVK, from the coding sequence ATGGTAAAAACAAAAAAAGTAGGCCTCCTTCTTTTAGCCGTCCTGATTGCCCTAATCATTCTGTTGCCTTTGGTGTGGATGATTTCTACCGCTTTCAAAAATGACTTTGAGGCTCTCTCAGGGAGAATGAATTTCCTTCCCAAGAAACCAACGGTCGATAATTTTGTTCAAGGTCTGAGTGGAGAGCTTATGAATACTCCGGTATTGAGATGGATTGTTAACTCTCTTGTGGTGGGTACGGTGGGTACGGGGATTGTTCTCTTTATTGATTCCATGGCCGCATTCGCATTAGCGCGCCTTCCTGACCTACCGCTGCGCCGGACTTTGTTTTCTATGTTCATAGCTTCGCTAATGATACCAAGTGTATTGACATTCCTGCCGATGTATATGGAATTTAACACGCTAGGCCTGATTAATACTTACCAGGCACTTATTCTTCCTGCAACGGCGGGAGCCTTTGGTGTATTCTTGCTATACCAGTTCTTTATCTCTTTTCCAAAGGAAATTGAAGAAGCTGCCCGGATTGACGGGGTGGACAAATGGAACTTATATGCGAGAATTTTGATGCCTTCTGCCGTTTCCATTATGGCTACTCTAGGAATTTTCACCTTTATGGGCATTTATAATGATTTTGTTTGGCCGCTCTATGCTACAACTTCCCCGGAAATGCGGACGATAACCGCAGGAATTGCCATGATGGCAACAGGAAGCTATACCCAAAGCTACGGTAAACTGATGGCTATGACAACGATAGCAACTCTTCCGGTAGTGATCATCTTTATATTAGGCCAGAAATCCTTTGTCAAAGCCATTACAAGTGCCGGTGTAAAGTGA
- a CDS encoding MBL fold metallo-hydrolase produces MNKQVERKGKYLIEEVRRTQVPYGSLAVWFLGQESVIIKGDGVTVYIDPYVSPNLDRTFPAPISPEDITNADVCLITHDHDDHLDKGTIPQLVNHNPAVKIMAPAMCEPQLKELGVNPEQFLMAAEGQWTSFGPKLRVLPIAAAHEEMVRGEQGNPHYVGYILELNGVKLYHAGDTVLFPELVEALSSHQIDLAMLPINGRDYFRNARNLAGNMSYREAAEFAAVADFETVIPLHYDLFAGNAENPGYFVDYMYKHFPEQKFHVMARAERFVYVSAKAFLEKE; encoded by the coding sequence ATGAACAAGCAAGTAGAACGCAAAGGTAAGTATCTTATTGAAGAGGTGAGACGCACCCAGGTGCCTTACGGCAGTCTGGCGGTATGGTTTCTCGGGCAGGAGAGTGTGATTATAAAAGGGGATGGCGTAACAGTTTACATAGATCCTTATGTATCCCCTAATCTAGACCGGACTTTTCCCGCACCCATCTCACCTGAAGATATAACTAACGCCGATGTGTGCCTGATTACACATGATCATGATGATCATTTGGATAAAGGAACTATTCCCCAACTGGTGAACCATAATCCAGCAGTTAAAATCATGGCCCCGGCGATGTGTGAGCCACAGCTTAAAGAACTGGGTGTCAATCCAGAACAATTCCTGATGGCTGCAGAGGGTCAGTGGACATCCTTTGGTCCGAAGCTTAGAGTGCTGCCGATTGCAGCCGCACATGAGGAAATGGTAAGGGGTGAACAAGGGAATCCTCATTACGTTGGTTATATCTTGGAGCTAAATGGAGTGAAGTTGTACCATGCAGGGGATACCGTGTTATTTCCCGAGTTGGTAGAAGCCTTAAGCAGCCATCAGATTGACCTGGCCATGCTGCCGATTAACGGCCGCGATTACTTCCGTAATGCACGCAATTTAGCGGGAAATATGAGTTACCGTGAAGCAGCAGAGTTCGCGGCGGTAGCTGATTTTGAAACGGTTATTCCTTTACATTACGATCTGTTCGCCGGAAATGCCGAGAATCCAGGATATTTCGTGGACTACATGTATAAGCATTTTCCTGAGCAGAAATTCCATGTTATGGCGAGAGCTGAACGGTTTGTTTATGTCTCGGCAAAGGCCTTTTTAGAAAAAGAGTGA
- a CDS encoding carbohydrate ABC transporter permease, giving the protein MKTTWTSRLTSFLFILPYLAAFCMFLLFPIIYGVVISLQDFELLSTDHPFVGIHNYVTIFTPGTYENSVFFGGLWTTIQFVIFSVPLLIFVGLAMAMLVNALPGRVRNWFRTFYFLPYALSASVMAVIWLMMFDTNAGFLNSLLAKLGISSIPWLTATPWVWIALVMTTLWWTIGFNMIIFVNALNEVPEDYYEAASIDGANVWSKFVSITLPSIRPVMLFVMITSTIASFNIYAQPFLLTRGGPGSTTRVLLMNVLDQAFVRKDMGSASAMAILMALFIMIISVVQFRLTNRKEKV; this is encoded by the coding sequence TTGAAAACCACATGGACTTCCCGTCTTACCTCATTTCTGTTTATTCTGCCTTACTTGGCTGCGTTCTGTATGTTTCTGCTCTTTCCAATTATCTATGGCGTTGTCATAAGCCTTCAGGATTTTGAGCTTCTATCGACAGATCATCCATTTGTGGGAATACACAATTATGTGACTATTTTTACACCCGGTACGTATGAAAACAGCGTCTTTTTCGGAGGGCTGTGGACGACCATACAATTTGTGATTTTTTCAGTACCATTGCTTATATTTGTAGGGCTGGCGATGGCAATGTTGGTTAATGCCTTACCCGGGAGAGTACGCAATTGGTTTAGAACCTTCTATTTCCTCCCTTATGCGTTGTCGGCGTCCGTAATGGCCGTAATTTGGCTGATGATGTTCGACACCAATGCCGGGTTTCTGAACAGCCTGTTGGCCAAGCTTGGCATCTCTAGTATTCCTTGGTTGACGGCTACTCCGTGGGTGTGGATCGCATTGGTAATGACGACGCTCTGGTGGACAATTGGATTTAATATGATTATTTTTGTGAATGCCCTGAACGAGGTTCCAGAGGATTATTACGAGGCGGCTTCCATTGACGGTGCAAATGTCTGGAGCAAGTTTGTATCTATTACACTTCCATCTATCCGTCCGGTTATGCTGTTCGTAATGATCACCTCTACTATTGCTTCCTTTAACATTTATGCTCAACCTTTTCTGTTAACACGCGGAGGCCCTGGTTCCACAACCCGAGTCTTGCTAATGAATGTGCTAGATCAGGCCTTTGTGCGTAAGGACATGGGCTCTGCATCCGCAATGGCCATTCTTATGGCGCTGTTTATTATGATTATCTCTGTTGTTCAATTTCGGCTCACCAATCGGAAGGAGAAGGTGTAA
- a CDS encoding ABC transporter substrate-binding protein — protein MKRSMQKATAVILMVILVALAATACGGNNNNTKANGDTGKNGTTNEAKGDNNTSGKKTELLFWSPFSGSDGPFMKKIVDKYNSSQDKYKIKFVIQPNGEYYKQLDVALSTGKERPDLMIMHVDQVPTYQSKDQLQPVDEMAATAEINPADFAEAPIKYATIDSKLYSIPLDIHPAVMYYNKDLFEKAGIAGPPTNRAEFDAAVEKLTDKAKGVYGYVVPTLWPQQFIFPSLVWQNGGELWNGTDVAYNSPEAVEMVQWLRGMVEKGVSPANVQQDGENTLFLQGKNAIQFNGPWMKSQFDEAGLNYGVAVMPQIGKAKQAIYAGSHGFVVPKAVTDTNTLAGIGDFLKYVSGNSLDWAESGQAVASNKVMESAEFKALEFQSTVSQSFPSVQFAPNVLNWGTIVEPVWSELSNAILGKKAPQKAMDDAVAKSRQAMK, from the coding sequence ATGAAACGATCTATGCAAAAGGCAACGGCAGTCATCCTGATGGTTATCCTGGTTGCGTTAGCTGCAACCGCTTGCGGCGGAAATAACAACAACACCAAAGCTAACGGAGACACCGGTAAAAACGGCACTACTAACGAAGCGAAAGGGGATAACAATACCAGCGGTAAGAAGACTGAATTATTGTTCTGGTCACCCTTCTCCGGCTCTGACGGTCCGTTCATGAAAAAAATAGTCGACAAGTACAACAGCTCTCAAGATAAATACAAAATTAAATTTGTTATTCAGCCGAACGGCGAATATTACAAGCAATTGGATGTAGCGCTTAGCACAGGTAAAGAGCGTCCTGACCTTATGATCATGCACGTGGATCAGGTGCCAACTTATCAGAGTAAGGATCAATTGCAACCAGTAGATGAGATGGCAGCCACTGCGGAAATCAACCCGGCGGACTTTGCGGAAGCGCCAATTAAATACGCAACGATTGATAGCAAGTTGTATTCCATTCCACTCGATATTCACCCGGCAGTTATGTACTACAATAAAGATTTGTTCGAAAAAGCGGGGATCGCAGGTCCACCGACGAATCGCGCGGAGTTTGATGCAGCAGTAGAAAAACTTACCGATAAAGCTAAAGGTGTCTATGGTTATGTAGTACCGACCTTGTGGCCGCAGCAGTTTATCTTCCCGTCTCTGGTTTGGCAGAACGGCGGAGAATTATGGAACGGGACTGACGTAGCTTATAACTCCCCGGAAGCGGTGGAAATGGTTCAATGGCTGCGCGGAATGGTGGAGAAAGGGGTATCTCCTGCCAATGTACAGCAGGATGGGGAAAACACATTGTTCCTGCAAGGCAAAAACGCTATTCAATTTAATGGTCCTTGGATGAAATCACAATTTGATGAAGCAGGCTTGAACTACGGCGTGGCAGTTATGCCGCAAATCGGTAAAGCAAAACAAGCTATTTACGCAGGCTCCCACGGATTTGTGGTGCCTAAGGCAGTTACAGATACGAATACACTTGCAGGAATCGGTGATTTCCTGAAATACGTTTCCGGTAACTCACTGGATTGGGCAGAATCCGGTCAAGCGGTAGCTTCTAATAAAGTGATGGAAAGCGCTGAGTTCAAAGCATTAGAGTTCCAAAGCACGGTTTCCCAAAGCTTCCCTTCCGTTCAATTTGCACCGAATGTGTTAAACTGGGGAACTATTGTTGAGCCGGTGTGGTCAGAGCTTAGCAACGCCATCTTGGGTAAGAAGGCACCCCAGAAAGCCATGGATGATGCAGTAGCCAAATCACGTCAGGCCATGAAATAA
- a CDS encoding radical SAM protein, which yields MRYKSLELDKPLTYELEGLEIGVTSNCNFRCDYCCAYQRNDGQSINAKEVIRILGELPHLKRVRLSGGEVTLKFQDCVEIVAYCSSRGIQTQLNSNGSLLNAERIDELVAAGLTTIHISFNFTTAEAFSRYYNIHPSIYDKIRENIALFAATSVDTVLETLLFSENQDNMQEISDHVYAMGVRTHEIQNSIIMDHSGWKSIAAREQLKTAVNDLIAGKKEDTTLYFTCMDRFMEALGFEEQPGVYFPHCIEGKKQLHLHGNGDILISELCHPVIIGNIYNGTSLKDLYSNMPAPLSQFLDKQPCPALDALFPQGV from the coding sequence ATGAGATATAAATCACTGGAGCTGGACAAACCACTTACTTATGAGCTGGAAGGACTGGAAATAGGAGTCACATCCAATTGTAACTTCCGCTGCGATTATTGCTGTGCTTACCAAAGAAATGACGGACAGAGCATTAACGCCAAAGAGGTCATCCGTATTCTCGGAGAGCTTCCCCATTTGAAAAGAGTGCGGTTATCCGGAGGCGAGGTTACCTTAAAATTTCAGGACTGTGTGGAGATCGTTGCCTATTGTTCCTCTCGGGGCATTCAAACTCAGCTGAATTCTAACGGCAGTCTGTTAAATGCGGAACGGATTGATGAGTTGGTAGCAGCGGGGCTGACGACTATCCATATCTCTTTTAATTTCACTACGGCAGAAGCCTTTTCTCGATATTACAATATACACCCAAGTATCTATGACAAAATAAGAGAGAATATTGCCCTGTTCGCTGCGACTAGCGTGGATACTGTACTTGAGACACTTCTATTCAGTGAAAATCAAGACAACATGCAGGAGATTAGCGACCATGTATATGCAATGGGCGTCAGAACACATGAAATCCAGAATAGCATCATTATGGATCATAGCGGATGGAAGTCTATAGCTGCTCGGGAACAATTGAAGACAGCGGTCAATGATTTGATTGCAGGTAAAAAAGAGGATACCACTCTATACTTCACTTGTATGGATCGATTTATGGAGGCGCTTGGTTTTGAGGAACAGCCTGGGGTATATTTCCCGCATTGTATAGAAGGTAAAAAACAGCTTCATTTACACGGGAATGGGGATATCCTGATCTCTGAGCTGTGTCATCCGGTAATCATCGGCAATATATATAATGGAACCTCACTTAAAGATCTGTATAGCAACATGCCCGCACCACTGTCCCAGTTTCTGGACAAACAGCCTTGCCCGGCATTGGATGCACTTTTTCCGCAAGGCGTATAA
- a CDS encoding helix-turn-helix domain-containing protein: protein MPKELGANALFEIPLLDKKDPVKLLQVSYLQQLIRDEWQDLTMVKERLHQIQLTPLTEDEVNLKFVAVQLKLPHGRRNGRQERRDLLHHSYQGLCWETADHDEAIYPINLAANPFMANFLLIGEKDKALDGKTEGFVQELQQNIGNELKLDSVFGMGREVKGLHNIKNGYASSLVSWGHNAVSDQTYDFPVESRRKMAKSIENSDMNSLRDQMEALYPTDKDTPNIVFFHLSLHILLLLSSIARKFECGSTSLQKYIWNCQMTLMDYSTREGLLKKMEELAQLVMEQVRRTRTSDNQHIEAVRKHVEENFSSELSLSYLAELFHVNVPRLSDQFKQHVGISVSNYVTRLRITGAEQLLQQHEIKVNDIARLVGYSDPESFTAYYTKNCGESPMEYRQRYLQKMLQN, encoded by the coding sequence ATGCCAAAAGAGTTAGGGGCGAATGCTTTGTTTGAAATTCCGCTACTGGATAAAAAGGATCCGGTCAAGCTGCTTCAAGTCAGCTATTTGCAGCAATTGATCAGGGACGAATGGCAGGATCTGACGATGGTTAAGGAGCGACTGCATCAGATTCAACTTACTCCGCTTACGGAGGACGAAGTGAACTTGAAGTTTGTGGCCGTCCAACTCAAATTGCCCCATGGCAGACGAAATGGACGGCAGGAGCGGCGAGATTTGCTTCATCATAGCTATCAAGGACTCTGCTGGGAGACTGCTGACCATGATGAAGCCATTTATCCCATAAATCTTGCCGCTAACCCCTTTATGGCAAACTTTTTGTTAATAGGTGAGAAGGATAAAGCGCTGGATGGGAAAACGGAGGGGTTCGTTCAGGAATTGCAACAGAATATTGGCAACGAACTGAAGTTAGATAGTGTATTTGGAATGGGTAGAGAAGTTAAGGGACTTCATAACATAAAGAATGGCTATGCTTCCTCCTTGGTATCTTGGGGCCATAACGCTGTCTCAGACCAGACCTATGATTTCCCGGTGGAATCGAGAAGGAAGATGGCGAAGAGCATTGAGAATTCGGATATGAACAGCTTGCGTGATCAAATGGAAGCTCTATACCCCACTGACAAGGATACGCCAAACATCGTCTTTTTCCATTTATCACTGCATATCCTGCTGCTACTCAGTTCCATAGCCCGAAAGTTCGAGTGCGGCAGCACCTCCCTGCAGAAATATATATGGAACTGCCAAATGACACTTATGGATTATTCCACACGTGAAGGCCTGCTGAAGAAGATGGAGGAGTTGGCACAACTCGTTATGGAGCAGGTTAGGAGGACGCGTACATCCGATAATCAGCATATAGAAGCGGTTAGGAAGCATGTGGAGGAGAACTTCAGCAGCGAGCTCTCCCTTTCCTATCTGGCAGAGTTATTTCATGTCAATGTGCCACGCTTATCGGATCAATTCAAACAGCATGTAGGGATCTCAGTAAGCAATTATGTAACCAGATTGAGAATCACCGGGGCCGAGCAACTCTTGCAGCAGCATGAAATCAAGGTGAATGATATTGCTCGGCTAGTGGGTTATTCGGACCCTGAATCCTTCACAGCCTATTACACAAAAAACTGCGGCGAAAGCCCGATGGAGTACCGTCAGCGTTATCTGCAAAAAATGCTCCAGAATTAA
- a CDS encoding family 43 glycosylhydrolase has translation MRSKMKKFRLSLVIVLIIVIAGGGIYLLEHPMESKTDVPYNGHGGTFKNTLAEIDTPDPSVVYRNGYYYMTFTHGGTDIMVMKSRTLDFRQAERKVVWYPPADTPYSAEIWAPEIQYLQGKWYIYFAADNGDNENHRMFALEGDSDDPLGTYTFKGQIKDDSNKWAIDGLVIEVKEKLYFVWSGWEGDVNAAQNTYIAPMSDPLTISGPRVLLSEPLLNWEKAGGPPYINEGQSILHKDDRVFIVYSGAGSWTPYYSLGMLALKPDANPLDPEGWVKSEQPLLSMDEEAEVYGPGHNSFVTSPDGSEQWIVYHATSGAADGWNNRKARAQAISWNEEGLPVFGNPLALSVPIEVPSGTGVFRAESAVRAGDSITFPSLPSTVETTVPVLIHYSNASGNTLSANIIVNDGPKLTMTLPPTDAGKVVYTYVSVPFTAGMNEVTFDLSGQKAEIIAIEIPRFEAEAAAMEGNSELEENPFASGGAIATLHDSESSLQFTNVHVPHSGVYTVTLAVMNSTQVDAKLAISVNGGKQAVYPIEQQERNQISEVSMELKLLAGANEISIFDRQGSFSIDYMDVWQDRK, from the coding sequence ATGAGAAGCAAAATGAAGAAGTTCAGGTTATCTCTTGTCATTGTACTAATTATAGTTATAGCAGGAGGAGGCATATATTTGCTGGAGCACCCGATGGAAAGTAAAACCGATGTACCTTATAACGGTCATGGAGGAACCTTCAAAAACACCTTGGCTGAAATCGACACCCCCGATCCCAGTGTGGTTTACAGGAATGGCTATTATTACATGACGTTCACCCATGGAGGAACTGATATTATGGTGATGAAATCCAGAACACTGGATTTCCGCCAGGCTGAACGGAAGGTTGTCTGGTATCCACCAGCAGACACCCCATATTCAGCAGAGATATGGGCACCTGAAATTCAGTACCTGCAGGGAAAATGGTATATCTATTTTGCAGCCGATAACGGCGATAACGAGAATCACAGAATGTTTGCTCTGGAAGGTGACAGTGATGATCCACTAGGGACATATACATTTAAAGGGCAAATAAAAGACGACAGCAACAAATGGGCGATTGATGGACTTGTCATCGAGGTTAAGGAGAAGCTGTATTTTGTGTGGTCCGGTTGGGAAGGTGACGTGAATGCAGCGCAGAATACTTACATTGCACCGATGAGTGATCCATTAACAATAAGCGGCCCCCGGGTACTACTGAGTGAACCACTCCTGAATTGGGAAAAGGCTGGTGGACCTCCGTACATTAATGAAGGCCAGTCGATACTCCATAAGGACGACCGTGTTTTTATAGTCTATTCAGGTGCGGGAAGCTGGACACCTTATTATAGTCTCGGTATGCTTGCGTTGAAGCCGGATGCAAATCCGCTTGACCCGGAAGGATGGGTTAAATCAGAGCAGCCGCTGCTTAGTATGGATGAGGAGGCGGAAGTTTACGGTCCTGGACATAACTCCTTTGTAACTTCTCCGGATGGCAGTGAGCAATGGATAGTGTATCATGCGACATCTGGAGCAGCAGACGGATGGAATAATCGTAAAGCACGGGCGCAGGCCATAAGCTGGAATGAAGAAGGGCTTCCTGTGTTCGGGAACCCACTGGCCTTGAGTGTGCCTATAGAGGTCCCTTCTGGAACTGGAGTATTCCGGGCAGAAAGTGCGGTTCGGGCCGGTGACAGCATTACGTTTCCATCACTACCCTCAACAGTAGAAACAACTGTACCTGTACTTATTCATTACTCCAATGCGAGCGGAAATACCCTTTCCGCCAATATAATCGTAAATGATGGTCCCAAGCTTACAATGACTCTACCTCCAACAGATGCGGGCAAGGTTGTTTACACCTATGTATCCGTTCCTTTTACTGCCGGTATGAATGAAGTTACCTTTGATCTGTCAGGTCAGAAGGCAGAGATCATCGCCATAGAGATCCCTCGTTTTGAAGCAGAAGCGGCAGCAATGGAAGGGAACAGTGAATTAGAAGAGAACCCATTTGCATCAGGAGGTGCTATCGCCACCTTACATGATTCTGAAAGCTCCCTTCAATTCACCAATGTTCATGTGCCTCATAGCGGAGTCTACACAGTCACGTTAGCGGTGATGAATTCAACTCAGGTGGATGCCAAACTCGCTATCTCTGTGAACGGTGGAAAGCAAGCGGTGTACCCGATAGAGCAACAAGAACGGAACCAGATTTCAGAGGTATCCATGGAATTGAAATTGCTGGCCGGTGCGAATGAAATATCCATCTTTGACAGACAAGGCAGCTTCAGTATAGATTATATGGATGTGTGGCAGGATCGTAAATGA
- a CDS encoding methyl-accepting chemotaxis protein — protein sequence MKIKTKLAMIMIAVTLLSTILMGAFTYNKSTSSILNLTETAMFQVNTNKAETIKSMIDKESRNMALIAEQTEIADLLIKAGKGGIVKGDALQSEVNNKLTRLVKDAGNVEHMFVVDMKGNDVADSDTKLLGANFIDRNYTKNVLAKKTPVISETLKSKSTGAYIIAFVQPVMSDGQMVGFVASAVTTNSIIKYLADAKVANAPSSYAYLVDETGVMLFHPDKEKIGKPVENEQIKAVVEKIISGEKPKDDLVEYPFKGAVKKAAYTVLPGTQWTLVLTGDVDEIMKPVNEMTSFILILGLASLVVTLILGLFVANRISAPIVKLTELINKTSELDLKYDNQYEYLEKNKDETGVIAKAMFRTRQVLRETAGGLITISSKVLENAEMLEKLSIDVRENAHDNAATTEQLSAGMEETAASTQEMTAAIHEIDSNVSTISGKVKEGAEVSEQITGRALALQKDALESSKNAKEIYESVRLKMERAIEQSNSISEINVLADTILSITSQTNLLALNAAIEAARAGEAGRGFAVVAGEIRKLAEKSSTTAAGIQGVVKSVYDSVEQMKENSEAILSFVDQNVLGDYKRLEEVSQQYNNDASMIYELMVEFENASDHLSTTVSSIAIAVNEVAATINEGAIGVTDIAEKTSDIVDKTFMEAKMADENSQSARELQILVEKFKI from the coding sequence ATGAAAATTAAAACAAAGCTAGCTATGATCATGATTGCTGTGACCCTGCTTTCAACTATACTAATGGGGGCGTTCACGTACAACAAATCAACAAGCTCTATCTTGAATCTTACGGAGACCGCTATGTTTCAGGTGAACACCAATAAGGCGGAAACCATTAAATCCATGATTGATAAGGAATCGAGAAATATGGCCCTTATCGCTGAGCAGACGGAGATTGCAGATTTACTAATTAAGGCCGGCAAAGGGGGAATTGTCAAAGGGGATGCCCTTCAGTCGGAGGTAAATAACAAACTCACAAGATTGGTTAAAGATGCAGGTAACGTTGAGCACATGTTTGTTGTAGACATGAAAGGTAACGATGTCGCAGATAGTGATACCAAGCTTTTGGGTGCTAACTTCATTGACAGGAATTATACCAAAAATGTATTAGCCAAAAAAACTCCCGTAATTAGTGAGACCTTGAAGTCCAAGTCTACAGGAGCCTACATTATAGCTTTCGTGCAGCCGGTTATGAGTGACGGCCAGATGGTAGGTTTTGTTGCTTCGGCGGTAACAACGAACAGTATTATCAAGTATTTGGCGGATGCAAAAGTGGCTAATGCTCCTTCCTCCTATGCGTATCTAGTAGATGAGACCGGAGTCATGTTATTTCATCCCGATAAAGAAAAGATCGGAAAACCTGTAGAGAACGAACAAATCAAAGCTGTGGTAGAGAAGATTATTAGCGGAGAAAAACCGAAAGATGATCTAGTTGAATACCCATTTAAAGGTGCAGTTAAAAAGGCAGCTTATACTGTATTACCGGGTACCCAGTGGACGCTAGTTCTTACCGGTGATGTAGATGAAATTATGAAACCCGTCAACGAAATGACCTCTTTTATACTTATATTAGGTCTTGCAAGTCTAGTGGTTACTTTAATTCTCGGCCTGTTTGTAGCTAACCGAATTTCGGCACCGATTGTTAAACTGACAGAACTGATTAATAAGACATCAGAACTCGATCTTAAATACGATAATCAATATGAGTACTTGGAGAAAAATAAAGATGAGACCGGCGTAATTGCCAAGGCGATGTTCCGGACACGGCAAGTGCTCAGAGAGACGGCCGGGGGATTAATTACGATCTCAAGTAAGGTATTAGAAAATGCGGAGATGCTTGAGAAACTGTCTATTGATGTTAGAGAGAACGCTCATGATAATGCGGCAACTACTGAGCAGCTCTCGGCAGGGATGGAAGAAACAGCAGCTTCTACACAAGAGATGACTGCGGCTATCCATGAGATTGATTCAAATGTGAGCACGATTTCCGGTAAAGTAAAAGAGGGTGCAGAAGTCTCTGAGCAAATCACCGGTCGGGCATTGGCTCTCCAAAAGGATGCGCTTGAATCCTCTAAAAATGCCAAGGAGATCTATGAATCGGTTCGGTTGAAAATGGAGCGGGCGATTGAACAATCCAATTCCATCTCCGAAATTAACGTTTTGGCAGATACCATTCTCTCCATTACTAGCCAGACTAATTTGTTGGCATTGAACGCAGCTATTGAAGCGGCGAGAGCGGGAGAAGCGGGACGCGGATTTGCGGTAGTTGCCGGAGAGATTAGGAAGCTGGCGGAGAAATCCTCTACCACGGCTGCCGGGATACAAGGAGTAGTTAAAAGCGTATATGATTCCGTGGAACAGATGAAGGAAAATTCAGAAGCTATTCTTTCCTTTGTAGATCAGAATGTACTGGGCGACTACAAGAGATTGGAAGAGGTCAGTCAGCAGTATAATAACGATGCATCTATGATCTATGAACTGATGGTTGAATTTGAGAATGCTTCCGATCATTTGAGCACGACTGTGTCTAGTATCGCTATTGCGGTTAATGAAGTAGCTGCCACGATTAATGAAGGAGCCATAGGGGTGACTGATATCGCAGAGAAAACTTCGGATATTGTAGACAAGACCTTCATGGAGGCCAAGATGGCTGATGAAAACTCACAGAGCGCCAGAGAACTGCAAATTTTGGTTGAAAAGTTTAAAATATAA